A genomic window from Treponema maltophilum ATCC 51939 includes:
- a CDS encoding leucine-rich repeat domain-containing protein, translating to KNCTEITGTVVLPASLKYIDYYAFENCNKVDAFDFTHCTQLTEICFHAFAECTKITEVNLPASLTTISASAFSGCTNLATLTVDAASTHLRSKNNIIYDYNETKLLCRAPNVTQVTFPATLTEIAEGVFTNCTGLTQVDFSQCTGLTKIGESAFYGCTGLTSLNLPASLERLGNSAFKNCTEITGTVVLPASLKYIDYYAFENCNKVDAFDFTQCTQLTEISFMAFAECKEDAIFTVKKSSNIKNYLLDSKSGIKASQIREVP from the coding sequence AAAAATTGTACGGAGATAACGGGCACGGTAGTTTTACCTGCAAGCCTTAAGTACATCGACTATTATGCTTTTGAAAACTGTAATAAAGTCGACGCTTTTGATTTTACACACTGTACCCAGCTTACCGAAATCTGTTTCCATGCATTTGCAGAGTGTACAAAGATAACGGAGGTGAACTTACCCGCAAGCCTTACAACGATTTCAGCCAGCGCTTTTTCAGGCTGTACGAATCTTGCAACGCTTACGGTGGATGCGGCGAGTACACATTTACGCTCTAAAAACAATATCATCTACGATTACAATGAGACAAAACTCTTGTGCCGTGCGCCGAACGTAACGCAGGTTACCTTTCCCGCAACGCTTACGGAGATAGCCGAAGGTGTATTCACCAACTGTACGGGTTTAACGCAAGTGGATTTTTCGCAATGTACCGGTCTTACAAAAATCGGCGAAAGTGCGTTTTACGGCTGTACGGGTTTAACAAGCTTGAACTTACCTGCAAGCCTTGAAAGATTGGGAAACAGTGCCTTTAAAAATTGTACGGAGATAACGGGCACGGTAGTTTTACCTGCAAGCCTTAAGTACATCGACTATTATGCTTTTGAAAACTGTAATAAAGTCGACGCCTTCGATTTTACACAATGCACCCAGCTTACCGAAATCAGCTTCATGGCATTTGCAGAGTGTAAAGAGGATGCGATATTTACGGTAAAGAAGAGCAGCAATATAAAGAACTATTTGCTCGACAGCAAAAGCGGCATAAAAGCAAGCCAAATACGGGAAGTTCCCTGA
- a CDS encoding DUF6884 domain-containing protein → MKKIVLISCSKEKEPGKHRAEDLYIGNLYKKELAYAKHVIKPDMIFILSDEYHLLELPAEVARYEVDLKKQTPDEQKAWAQKVLASLKEKTDIEKDEFIILAGETHFRYLKPALKNCSTPLHEKGRIGEQEHWLKEELAKRGIKV, encoded by the coding sequence ATGAAAAAGATCGTATTGATTTCGTGTTCCAAAGAAAAAGAGCCGGGCAAACACAGGGCTGAAGATTTATACATAGGCAACTTATATAAAAAAGAACTCGCCTATGCTAAACACGTTATAAAACCCGATATGATATTCATTCTCTCGGATGAATATCATCTGCTCGAATTGCCGGCGGAAGTTGCGCGGTATGAAGTTGATCTAAAGAAACAGACCCCCGACGAACAAAAAGCATGGGCGCAAAAAGTCCTTGCTTCGTTAAAGGAAAAGACGGACATAGAAAAAGACGAGTTCATCATCCTTGCAGGGGAAACACACTTCCGATATTTAAAACCCGCGCTCAAAAACTGCAGCACGCCCCTGCACGAAAAGGGGCGTATCGGTGAACAAGAACATTGGCTCAAAGAAGAGCTTGCAAAACGGGGCATCAAAGTATAG
- a CDS encoding DUF4469 domain-containing protein gives MAKKKFVWEVYLRPNTLTKDNDRDCIADVHAHVSTQRNEDIADIITKERSEFRKETILSILGLRDKAVKDLIQAGNSFMDGLVQISPRVSGVWETENSPYDEKIHKRTVDLIPTADLRTALDAIGVKVLGAKETSARITAITDTATGLHDGTLTIGDDIIIEGDKLKVNEKDAQQGVFFKAADGTEHKTTRRLSVNKPGQIIARVPGSLSAGKTTVIVRTKYTSGGKPLADMREIVFKLACTAKN, from the coding sequence ATGGCAAAAAAGAAGTTTGTGTGGGAAGTCTATTTGCGTCCGAATACGCTCACAAAGGACAATGACCGCGATTGTATCGCCGACGTTCATGCGCACGTTTCAACGCAGCGCAACGAAGACATTGCGGACATTATCACCAAGGAACGAAGCGAGTTCCGAAAAGAAACCATCTTGAGCATCCTCGGTTTACGCGACAAAGCGGTTAAAGACCTGATTCAGGCGGGCAACAGTTTTATGGACGGCCTTGTGCAGATAAGCCCGCGTGTGTCGGGCGTGTGGGAAACGGAAAACAGTCCCTACGACGAAAAAATCCACAAGAGGACGGTTGACCTTATCCCGACGGCCGACCTGCGCACCGCGCTCGACGCTATCGGCGTGAAAGTGCTCGGCGCAAAAGAAACGAGCGCGCGCATTACGGCAATCACCGACACGGCCACCGGCTTACACGACGGCACGCTCACCATCGGGGACGACATCATCATCGAAGGCGACAAGCTCAAAGTGAACGAAAAGGACGCTCAACAGGGCGTGTTCTTTAAAGCCGCCGACGGCACGGAACACAAAACAACACGGCGCCTGTCGGTCAATAAGCCCGGCCAAATCATCGCGCGCGTACCGGGATCGCTTTCGGCAGGCAAAACCACGGTCATTGTGCGAACAAAGTACACAAGCGGGGGCAAACCGCTCGCCGATATGCGTGAAATCGTCTTTAAACTTGCCTGTACTGCAAAAAACTAA